The DNA window aaatgatgttgtgtccttgggcaaggcacttcaccctacttgcctcggggggaatgtccctgtacttactgagagtcgctctggataagagcgtctgctaaatgactaaatgtaaatgtaatatttaaaaaatgacagagaatttcaattgtaatctgagaaatataggtaccaaagccattgagaagaactgtcatcacaaGCTGCATCccgggcactgcactatcttTAATTCCAGGAATCCCTGTGTGTGCCATAAAGCAGCAACTGCAttacaggcactgtgcactaatGATGtatcgttcgtgaacgattcgttcattttgaacgaatccttactaggactcgggagtaacgagtcctctcaaagagtgattgtCGCATTGGCtcagtactggtagctagatgaaacagaaatgatttgttcatttcccaacTGAGTCGTgtatgagtctttggataatttttcacgtgacctgaataggtttagtagaggaaacagataCCTCATTCCCTTTTGCCTGACCGCTGTGTTTAGAATACTAACACGTGAATTATATTCGTTCACAAGTTATACTgactgttttgttattttcactttacatttacacttattTCAGCGCAGTGTAATTGTTCGCCCTGATGATTAAATACTAGTGCGTTAATAAATAACAATTTCaattcatacaaactgtcataatGCATTATGTTAATACGGGAatttttcttttaaaatagtatctgctggtttaCATTCACTAACATATACATGAGAGTATGAtaaatgtttgcagtggacgtattcaTGCCATTGAATTGGCTATGAAATCTTGAGCCAACcaattttactgaacgagattcaaagaactgagtcagtaaaatgatcctAACTCCCCATCACTACTGTGCCAATTTTACTTAGATGGAGCCAAACCCACTAAGGCTAGGCACTGATCCTAGTGGTCGGGAGCTCTTCCATTGTGAATGACAAAAAATGCTACATTTTTGTTAATGCTGCGGGTTATTGTTGTTCTGTTGTGGATGAATGCTTTTGGTCACTCAGTGGTGTGTAGGCCTATATTGTACATGTGAATATACCCTTTTTTTGTTGTGAATGggtaaatgtatttatgtatttattcattttgcaAAATAGCCTACTACTGGACATAGTGTCACATTCTATAGGCCCTCCTAGCCTATTGTTAATGGAATTTAGCAGGGACTCTAAATTCTCTGTCTCGATTGACTGACTAACTCCACATCATCTAAGTGTTCTCATTCTCCTGAAAACTGACAGACCACCCACGTGAATGAATACAGAggaattatttttttaatggtCCACGTATTTGGAATCTTTGCCATGTTCTTGGGAAAGTTGTCGGCCCCTGGCGTCAAACTTGGAAAAGCAGCGCCTAAGAAGTTTGCTGCAATTTGAGACTCTTGTTTTGCCACGTAGCTTGAACTTCTCGATGGGAAGATACCTCTTGTGCCCCAAATGTTTTTGAACATTGCAAAGTTTTTTATTGTGGTAAGTTAATTGACCTCAATTGTGCAACCGTGCATGGCCAGTCGCACTATACTATCTGTCGTTTAACGGAATACTAATAGGCTACAACTAGGCTACAGCAATAAAATGTTAACGGCTGattccatacatttttttttacaaaataaaaacatcagTTGTAGGCTTAATGGCTTATGTTTGTAAAAGTGTCATGCACGCAGCTTTGAATTAAGTTTGTATTGGGTTATGCAACAATTTCTACTCTTAAATTAAGATAATTTAATGGAATTGTTTACATGGTTGTCATTTCTCGATGTAGGCTGGACACATCGTTAATGTATAAGGGATATTGCTGGATCTTTCTGGTATTCAGGGTGCAACAGGCTACAATTTTTAGGCTAACAATAGGCAGGTTTGGGCTGAAAGCCAAATGTTAAAGTGCATTGTAGGTCACAGACAGAAGTATTTTCAGTCTACCTACGTAGGTTAGCATATCCTGTGGCAATATAAGATAATTCAAGTAGACTCCGCTCAATAGGCCCTGGCCACAGTAGAATTGATGCAGTAGGCCTACGCGTTAAATTCTCCAATGTTATCCTCTCCCATTTCATTGGATAGCATATAACCTGCCTATGTGACATGCTCTTAATCATGTGAACGTCTTAACCCTTTATCACATTCAAGTTGAGAAATGATTGAATTAACTAAACAGGACACGTTGTTGAGGCAAAGTGCCCTTCAATAAAATTATGTGCAACAACAAGGGGGTTGTCATGACTACAGAGCTGGATTGGCTCTTGTGTGCTCCCTTCTGTCGCGAGCACAGGACACTGTGCAAGCCGCAAAGCGCTTCTTATTTTTTAACTCTCAAATTAGATTCATgttacttttttcttcttcttttttttattatcgtTGATTACATTTTGGAAACCCTTTGCAGAGCCTGTGTGAAATTCCAATCGCAAGGTGAGATGTGTGGAAAGGGAAATGAATAATGGGTAAGTATATAACGATTTTGTTTAAAAGTAGCCTAATTCTATTTAAGTACTAAATTGTTTTAATTAAGTTAATATTTTTATTAGATTAcgtttttaatattttattatGTTGATAAAGATCATCActcaactgtgaatttatttAATATTTAGAATGAAAGATGACGACTGCATTCTGCTTATCATCACCAACCATGTTGTTGTCTGTCTGGAAAATCTGTGAAAATGAAATATTCAAGTTTgtcaataagaaaaaaaaaaaaatgtattgttaCCACAAAAATATTGTCAAATATCAAGATACAAGCTCACATTTTTGCATTAATAGTTCGCTAGGCCATTGTATTACAACTTTGCAAATCGTGTCTCGCAAAGAGAAAAATCTGTTCTAGTTCGAGTCCAGTCCAGTCCTAAACTCATAAAACCTTGACCAGAGAATGGCAGAGCTTCCTTAGCTTGGTCAATGACAGGCATGGAATTATGCCAGATTGATTAACATATCTGTTAACATATTTTGCAcatgaaagacacacacaccttgatctGAGATGCACGGTTCTGCTGTTAGATTTCAGTGAAAACATGCTTCCCTTTACTGATATAGATGATGATTTTGAACAGTATAATTTATTTGATCAAAGCACACACATATCTTGTTCGATGTTCTTTAATTTTATGAAGCTTTATTTTTTGAAAGTTGGCAATGGCTTTACAATAgaacatacaaaaaaaaaacgtctaAACTGCTACTCACACTCTCATTTTCTTTCTAGGTTGTTCTATCCTGGTCCTCTCCAGTGTAGTATCCATATTGGGTGGCCTAGTGTTTGGCTATGAACTGGGTATTATCTCAGGGGCTCTGCTTCAGCTCCAGACAGAGTTCAGGCTCACCTGCTTCCAACAGGAGGCTGTGGTCAGTGCCCTCCTGGTGGGTGCCTTGCTGGCCTCCCTGGTGGGTGGTTGTCTCATTGACCGCCATGGACGCAAGAACTCAATTCTCTTCAGCAACGTCCTGATCCTGGGTGGAAGCCTGGTCCTGCTCTGCAGCTCCTTCCTAGCACTGGTGGTCGGCAGGATGACAGTTGGCTTCGCCATGTGCATCTCCTCCATGTCCTGCTGTATCTTTGTGTCCGAGATGGTGTCCCCCAAACACAGGGGCTTGCTGGTGACCCTTTATGAAGCTGGCGTCACTGTGGGCATCCTGGCAGCTTATGGAATGAATTATATCCTGGCTGACACCAAGGGAGGGTGGAAATATATGTTTGGTTTAGCCATCCCACCCACTATGGGTCAGTTAGTCTCCCTTGGGTTTCTTCCGTGCAGTGCAAGAGCCTCTGTGAGCCGAAGAGCAGGAAGGCACAGTAAAAGAAGCCTTAGTAATTCTATTGAAAATCCTGAAGAAAGGGAAATGGACATCATGTCCAACAGACTTGATAATGCTACACAATACAGTACACTAGGCCTTTTTCAGCGTAAGGACAATATGAGGAGCAGGACTATTATTGGGCTGGGCTTGGTCCTCTTCCAGCAGTTCACAGGTCAGCCCAACGTCCTTCTCTACGCCTCAACTATATTTCATTCGGTAGGGTTCCAGAGTGACTCCTCGGCCATTCTGGCGtcggtggggctgggggtggtaaAAGTCATCGCCACGTTAGTGTCCATGGTGTTTGCTGACAGGGTGGGCCGAAGGCCTCTCCTTATCGGCGGGTGTGCAGTGATGGCGGTGTGCTTAATGACCATCGGACTTTTGAGCGGATGTTCTGTGCTGAGCACAAAGAGACTCTGTAGCACTGGGAATTACATCAACAGCACTGATGATCGGCCAGGGTTGGACATCTCCATTGGTAGTTCTCTTAGGCACCTGAATACGACAAACACCAGGGAGGGCAACTATGACTCAGTCAATTTGCTTGACATTTTCCCAAGCTCTTTGATTCCAGAACCATCTCAATATGTTCATGATGGATGGGTTAACTGGATTGTCTTAATCTGCCTAATGGCAGTGGTTTTTGCCTATTCAGTTGGATTTGGACCAAGTAAGTAT is part of the Hypomesus transpacificus isolate Combined female chromosome 9, fHypTra1, whole genome shotgun sequence genome and encodes:
- the slc2a10 gene encoding solute carrier family 2, facilitated glucose transporter member 10, giving the protein MGCSILVLSSVVSILGGLVFGYELGIISGALLQLQTEFRLTCFQQEAVVSALLVGALLASLVGGCLIDRHGRKNSILFSNVLILGGSLVLLCSSFLALVVGRMTVGFAMCISSMSCCIFVSEMVSPKHRGLLVTLYEAGVTVGILAAYGMNYILADTKGGWKYMFGLAIPPTMGQLVSLGFLPCSARASVSRRAGRHSKRSLSNSIENPEEREMDIMSNRLDNATQYSTLGLFQRKDNMRSRTIIGLGLVLFQQFTGQPNVLLYASTIFHSVGFQSDSSAILASVGLGVVKVIATLVSMVFADRVGRRPLLIGGCAVMAVCLMTIGLLSGCSVLSTKRLCSTGNYINSTDDRPGLDISIGSSLRHLNTTNTREGNYDSVNLLDIFPSSLIPEPSQYVHDGWVNWIVLICLMAVVFAYSVGFGPMTWLILSEIFPSGVRGRAFAFTNCFNWAANLLVTFSFLNVIDVIGLSGMFLLYGLIGVAAVVFFYFMLPETKGKSLEEIDKELRLKRVPKSDKCCSIISWRVTSPEYQRVQVVSSAT